TTGGACGTCAATAAAATTAACGGCAGGATATCCATAACTTTTTTCCTCAAGATAAAGTTCTATCGCTTCTTTAATTCTATCTCTTAACTTATCTATAGACTTAGCTTGAGTATGGCATCCGTGTAATTCGGGAACGTCGGCAATA
The sequence above is a segment of the Candidatus Acidulodesulfobacterium acidiphilum genome. Coding sequences within it:
- a CDS encoding type II toxin-antitoxin system HicB family antitoxin, which gives rise to MAPARRRGGEDGYYIADVPELHGCHTQAKSIDKLRDRIKEAIELYLEEKSYGYPAVNFIDVQKIAI